A portion of the Fusobacterium perfoetens ATCC 29250 genome contains these proteins:
- a CDS encoding class I SAM-dependent methyltransferase, giving the protein MSDEKVLSLLKEEFENKNIVRCIFSNMKGDYEYNKIIVKPLVIKNNFLYQFEQFKNNKAYHENITIEEAKKKLQEIVDNFYQHMVFTKNSDIQIIRGKKDFNVKKVTNEKEVCSLSHNKTKKYILEEGTRIPFLIKLGIMGEDGKVFKNSYDKFRQINKYLEFIDDTIKELKSKKLIENHIKAVDFGCGKSYLTFALHHYLKNIQNMTFEVIGLDLKKDVIEYCNKVAKELNLENLEFLTGDIKDFDKLKNVDMIFSLHACNNATDYSLLKGLELNAKVILAVPCCQHEFNQKMSSNKKSEFYSNFNPIGKHGILLEKFASIATDAFRAQALELCGYKTQVMEFIDMEHTPKNILIREIVDKTNEKTLEKKLVEYENYKNFLGIEPLLDTLLRPYFKIKEVKNENN; this is encoded by the coding sequence ATGTCAGACGAAAAAGTTCTTTCTCTTTTAAAAGAAGAGTTTGAAAATAAAAATATAGTGAGATGTATTTTTTCAAATATGAAGGGAGATTATGAATATAATAAAATCATAGTTAAACCTTTAGTTATAAAAAATAATTTTCTATATCAATTTGAACAATTTAAAAATAATAAAGCTTATCATGAAAATATAACTATTGAGGAAGCAAAGAAAAAATTACAAGAAATTGTAGATAATTTTTATCAGCATATGGTATTTACAAAAAATAGTGATATTCAAATTATCCGTGGGAAAAAAGATTTTAATGTAAAGAAAGTTACTAATGAAAAAGAGGTTTGTTCTTTATCTCACAATAAAACTAAAAAATATATATTAGAAGAGGGGACTAGAATACCTTTCTTAATTAAATTGGGAATTATGGGTGAAGATGGAAAAGTTTTTAAAAATTCTTATGATAAGTTTAGACAAATTAATAAATATTTGGAATTTATAGATGATACTATAAAAGAATTAAAAAGTAAAAAACTTATAGAAAATCATATTAAGGCTGTGGACTTTGGTTGTGGAAAATCTTATCTTACTTTTGCTCTACATCACTATTTAAAAAATATTCAAAATATGACTTTTGAAGTTATAGGACTTGATTTAAAAAAAGATGTTATAGAATATTGTAATAAAGTAGCAAAAGAATTAAATCTTGAAAATTTAGAATTTTTAACAGGAGATATAAAAGATTTTGATAAATTAAAAAATGTGGATATGATTTTTTCTCTTCATGCTTGTAATAATGCTACTGATTACTCTTTATTAAAAGGTTTGGAATTAAATGCGAAAGTTATTTTAGCTGTTCCATGTTGTCAACATGAATTTAATCAAAAAATGAGTTCTAACAAAAAAAGTGAATTTTATTCTAATTTTAATCCTATAGGAAAACATGGAATTCTTTTAGAGAAATTTGCTTCAATAGCAACTGATGCTTTTAGAGCTCAAGCTTTAGAACTTTGTGGGTATAAAACTCAAGTAATGGAATTTATAGATATGGAGCATACTCCTAAAAATATTCTTATAAGAGAAATTGTAGATAAAACTAATGAAAAAACTTTAGAAAAAAAATTAGTAGAATATGAAAATTATAAAAACTTTTTAGGTATTGAACCACTATTAGATACCTTATTAAGACCTTATTTTAAAATTAAAGAGGTAAAAAATGAAAATAATTAA
- a CDS encoding gamma carbonic anhydrase family protein — protein sequence MLFKLGNNIPKIGEKVFIADTARIIGNVNIQDDVSIWYGVVLRGDILHIEIGEGSNIQEGTTVHGEHNADVVIGKNVTIGHNCLIHGAKIGDNSLIGMGTIITDNVEIPKNCFVSSRALVTSKIGKIEEGSFIKGNPAKVVGKISEEQLKMMIATCKSYQDKKNLFLETLEEIK from the coding sequence ATGTTATTTAAATTAGGAAATAATATCCCTAAAATTGGAGAAAAAGTTTTTATAGCTGATACTGCTAGAATAATAGGGAATGTAAATATTCAAGATGATGTTTCTATTTGGTATGGAGTAGTTTTAAGAGGAGATATTTTACATATAGAAATAGGGGAAGGAAGTAATATACAAGAAGGAACTACTGTTCATGGAGAACATAATGCTGATGTAGTTATTGGAAAAAATGTAACTATCGGTCATAATTGTTTAATACATGGAGCAAAAATAGGAGATAATTCTTTAATTGGAATGGGAACTATTATAACAGATAATGTAGAAATTCCAAAAAATTGTTTTGTATCTTCAAGAGCTTTAGTAACTTCAAAAATTGGAAAAATTGAAGAAGGAAGTTTTATAAAAGGAAATCCTGCTAAAGTAGTTGGAAAAATATCAGAAGAACAACTAAAAATGATGATAGCAACTTGCAAATCATATCAAGATAAAAAAAATTTATTTCTTGAAACTTTAGAAGAAATTAAATAA
- the proC gene encoding pyrroline-5-carboxylate reductase, which yields MEKIIGFIGGGNMGYAIGGGIISSNIVPKENIIYSDPSNERLKKLYNDLGVKTSNSNLLVANESDILFLAVKPDMYPEVINEIKDYIKKDVIIITIAAGVKLEKSRELFGKDVKIIRIMPNTPALVKESMTAVMPNEFITKEELDEALLLLNAFGKTEVVSEKLIDGVIAVSGSSPAYIFMLIEAMGDAAVSSGMPRKMAYKFAAQAVLGSAKMVLETGMHPGELKDMVCSPKGTTIEAVEKLEECGFRNAIIQGMKACEKKSKEMSK from the coding sequence ATGGAAAAAATAATTGGATTTATTGGTGGTGGAAATATGGGATATGCTATTGGAGGTGGAATAATCTCTTCTAATATTGTACCTAAAGAAAATATTATTTATTCAGACCCATCAAATGAAAGACTAAAAAAATTATATAATGATTTAGGAGTAAAAACTTCAAATTCAAATTTACTTGTAGCTAATGAATCAGATATATTATTTTTAGCAGTAAAACCTGATATGTATCCAGAAGTTATTAATGAAATAAAAGATTATATTAAAAAAGATGTAATCATAATTACTATTGCAGCAGGAGTAAAATTAGAAAAATCAAGAGAATTATTTGGAAAAGACGTAAAAATTATAAGAATAATGCCAAATACTCCAGCTCTTGTAAAAGAAAGTATGACTGCTGTTATGCCTAATGAATTTATAACAAAAGAGGAATTGGATGAAGCACTTTTATTACTTAATGCTTTTGGAAAAACAGAAGTTGTAAGTGAAAAATTAATAGATGGAGTAATAGCTGTAAGTGGTTCTTCTCCAGCTTATATTTTTATGCTGATAGAAGCTATGGGAGATGCTGCTGTTTCTAGTGGAATGCCAAGAAAAATGGCTTATAAATTTGCTGCTCAAGCTGTATTAGGTTCAGCAAAAATGGTTTTAGAAACTGGAATGCATCCTGGAGAATTAAAAGATATGGTATGTTCTCCAAAAGGAACTACTATTGAAGCTGTAGAAAAACTAGAAGAATGTGGATTTAGAAATGCTATTATTCAAGGAATGAAAGCTTGTGAAAAAAAATCAAAAGAGATGTCTAAATAA
- a CDS encoding DJ-1/PfpI family protein gives MKKVYVLLADGFEVIEALAPVDIMRRAGIEVITLSLNNNLEVMSSHNIKVMADKIFDGEFKDGDGIYFPGGYPGYENLLKSQKAMELGKYYLKNNKLVGAICGAPSSLARAGVIDGKNITLHFGCYDLVGNKCNIIDKPIVVDGNLITGSGAGYSVDMGLALVNYLVPEKVADVKKALTIKD, from the coding sequence ATGAAAAAAGTTTATGTCTTACTTGCTGATGGTTTTGAAGTTATAGAAGCTCTTGCCCCTGTAGATATTATGAGAAGGGCTGGAATAGAAGTTATTACTTTATCTCTTAATAACAATCTTGAAGTTATGTCTTCTCATAATATAAAAGTTATGGCTGATAAAATTTTTGATGGAGAGTTTAAAGATGGAGATGGGATATATTTCCCTGGTGGATATCCAGGATATGAAAATTTATTAAAATCTCAAAAAGCTATGGAACTTGGAAAATATTATTTGAAAAATAATAAATTAGTTGGTGCTATTTGTGGAGCTCCTTCTAGTCTTGCTAGAGCTGGAGTTATAGATGGAAAAAATATTACTTTACATTTTGGTTGTTATGATTTAGTTGGGAATAAATGTAATATTATTGATAAACCAATTGTAGTAGATGGAAATCTTATTACAGGTAGTGGAGCTGGATATTCTGTTGATATGGGACTTGCTCTTGTAAACTATCTTGTTCCTGAAAAAGTTGCTGATGTTAAAAAAGCTCTTACTATAAAAGATTAA